The Kordia sp. SMS9 genome window below encodes:
- a CDS encoding acetyl-CoA C-acyltransferase yields MKTAYIVKAYRTAVGKAPKGVFRFKRTDELAAETIQYMMNELPDFDKKRIDDVIVGNAMPEGSQGLNMARLISLMGLDIVDVPGVTVNRFCSSGLETIGMAAAKIQAGMADCIIAGGAESMSSVPMTGFKTELNYDIVNAGHEDYYWGMGNTAEAVANQFNVSREDQDEFAYNSHVKALRAQAENRFQDQIVPITVDQTYIDENGKKATKSYTVTKDEGPRKGTSTAVLNKLRAVFAQGGSVTAGNSSQMSDGAAFVLIMSEEMVKELNLEPIARLVNYAAAGVEPRIMGIGPVAAIPKVLKQAGLQQNDIELIELNEAFASQSLAVMRELNLNQDIVNVNGGAIALGHPLGCTGAKLSVQLFDEMRKRDMKGKYGMVTMCVGTGQGAAGVFEFLN; encoded by the coding sequence ATGAAAACAGCATACATAGTAAAAGCATACAGAACAGCCGTTGGAAAAGCTCCAAAAGGTGTGTTCAGATTTAAAAGAACGGACGAATTGGCAGCCGAAACGATTCAATACATGATGAATGAATTGCCAGATTTTGACAAAAAACGTATTGACGACGTAATTGTTGGAAACGCAATGCCAGAAGGTTCGCAAGGACTCAACATGGCACGTTTGATCTCACTTATGGGATTAGACATTGTAGATGTTCCCGGAGTGACGGTAAACCGTTTTTGTTCCTCAGGATTAGAAACGATCGGAATGGCAGCGGCTAAAATTCAAGCAGGAATGGCAGATTGTATCATTGCCGGTGGTGCCGAAAGCATGAGTTCTGTTCCGATGACAGGATTCAAAACAGAATTAAACTACGACATCGTAAACGCAGGTCACGAAGATTATTACTGGGGAATGGGAAATACGGCAGAAGCTGTTGCCAACCAATTCAATGTTTCTCGTGAAGATCAAGATGAGTTTGCATACAATTCACATGTAAAAGCATTGCGTGCGCAAGCAGAAAATCGTTTTCAAGATCAAATCGTTCCTATTACGGTAGATCAAACCTATATTGATGAAAACGGAAAAAAAGCAACAAAAAGTTACACCGTAACCAAAGATGAAGGTCCACGTAAAGGAACAAGTACAGCAGTATTAAATAAATTGCGTGCAGTGTTCGCTCAAGGCGGAAGTGTTACTGCTGGAAACTCTTCTCAAATGAGTGATGGTGCGGCTTTTGTATTGATCATGAGTGAAGAAATGGTGAAAGAATTAAATCTTGAACCGATTGCACGTTTGGTAAACTATGCTGCGGCAGGTGTAGAACCACGCATCATGGGAATTGGCCCTGTAGCTGCAATTCCAAAAGTATTAAAGCAAGCAGGATTACAACAAAACGATATTGAGCTCATCGAATTGAATGAAGCCTTTGCTTCACAATCGTTAGCCGTAATGCGCGAATTAAACTTAAACCAAGACATCGTCAACGTAAATGGTGGCGCTATTGCTTTAGGACATCCATTAGGTTGTACAGGCGCAAAACTATCGGTGCAACTATTTGACGAAATGCGCAAGCGCGACATGAAAGGGAAATACGGAATGGTCACCATGTGCGTAGGAACAGGACAAGGCGCTGCTGGAGTTTTTGAATTTCTTAACTAA
- a CDS encoding DUF1772 domain-containing protein, which produces MDISLKLSIILIAALLTGLSAGLCFTWTNAVTSGIGRLDNVGYLQAFQQMNRAIINPTFIVVFFGPFLAQMLSIFLLKNTSSTIILVLVAATLCYFFGLVVITIFGNVPLNEILDKTDLATASVSDLQSLRDQYEVKWNRLHLIRTITSISSFALLLIALIKVSQYKF; this is translated from the coding sequence ATGGACATTTCACTGAAACTTTCAATCATTTTGATCGCGGCATTGCTCACTGGACTTTCCGCAGGTTTATGTTTTACATGGACAAACGCGGTTACCTCAGGAATTGGCAGATTGGACAATGTAGGCTATTTACAAGCATTTCAACAAATGAATCGCGCCATCATCAATCCAACATTTATCGTTGTCTTTTTTGGACCATTTCTAGCACAAATGCTCAGTATATTTTTATTGAAAAACACATCAAGTACCATCATTTTAGTGCTCGTAGCGGCAACACTATGCTACTTTTTCGGATTGGTTGTAATCACCATATTTGGAAATGTTCCATTGAATGAAATTTTAGACAAAACCGATCTCGCAACAGCTTCTGTAAGTGATCTACAAAGTCTACGCGATCAATATGAAGTCAAATGGAATCGCTTGCATCTCATCAGAACGATTACCAGCATTAGTTCCTTTGCACTTTTACTCATTGCACTTATCAAAGTATCACAGTATAAATTTTAA
- a CDS encoding C1 family peptidase codes for MEKKILILLCIALPFSILAQDVKLGLKFTPTDQLRGIPMASTPFAGDELPSTFDLSNRMPPAGDQGRQSSCVAWAVGYACKSYQEKYEEGSSFFNGGAINKNAVFSPSFIYNQINNGVDGGSLFIDALNLVSQQGAVKWSDMPYNESDYTTRPNNNIKDRAKKYKIDFWRQVNAADSKEVKAQLNAGFPVIIGAMIDRGFVNNGRNSVGQDFIWNNYSGQQLGGHAMIVVGYDDNRSAFKVLNSWGQNWGNNGYCWISYSFFPNTVREAYVMKDAINGTDTNPTPRPVVNPTSDLTATFRISNVQHNIQDMQQGQIMRIHGMVNLPQGIGRKVQVVVKFYLNNGSNGKGVPVGSLSNYFMMPDGSAATGTPKSDIIPGNQQWYVNMPYQTLKVNRGRYAFGIYQPFTTYLIAEPILYIDDFAVETGGLIPFFVKL; via the coding sequence ATGGAAAAAAAAATTCTAATCCTTTTATGTATTGCACTACCCTTCTCAATACTTGCTCAAGACGTTAAATTAGGTTTAAAATTTACTCCAACCGATCAATTACGAGGTATTCCAATGGCTTCAACACCTTTTGCTGGAGATGAACTACCGAGCACTTTTGATCTTTCAAACAGAATGCCACCTGCTGGTGATCAGGGACGACAAAGTTCATGTGTTGCATGGGCAGTTGGGTATGCGTGTAAAAGTTATCAAGAAAAATATGAAGAAGGCTCAAGCTTCTTCAATGGAGGTGCTATAAATAAAAATGCTGTTTTTAGTCCTTCTTTTATTTACAATCAAATTAATAATGGTGTAGATGGAGGAAGTCTATTTATAGATGCGTTAAATCTCGTTTCTCAGCAAGGCGCAGTTAAATGGTCTGATATGCCTTATAATGAAAGTGATTATACAACAAGACCTAATAACAATATAAAAGACAGAGCAAAAAAATACAAAATTGACTTTTGGAGACAAGTAAACGCTGCTGATAGTAAAGAAGTAAAAGCACAGTTAAACGCAGGGTTTCCTGTAATTATCGGTGCAATGATAGATAGAGGCTTTGTAAACAACGGAAGAAACAGTGTAGGTCAAGATTTTATTTGGAATAATTACAGCGGACAGCAACTTGGAGGTCACGCAATGATTGTGGTTGGTTATGATGATAATAGAAGCGCTTTTAAGGTGCTAAATTCTTGGGGACAAAATTGGGGAAACAACGGATATTGTTGGATTTCATATTCGTTCTTTCCAAATACTGTCCGAGAAGCGTATGTAATGAAAGATGCTATTAACGGAACAGATACTAATCCTACACCTCGTCCTGTTGTAAATCCGACTAGCGATTTAACCGCAACTTTCAGAATTTCCAATGTACAGCATAACATTCAAGATATGCAGCAAGGTCAAATCATGAGAATCCACGGAATGGTTAATCTGCCGCAAGGAATAGGAAGAAAAGTTCAAGTTGTAGTAAAGTTTTACCTAAATAATGGTAGTAATGGAAAAGGTGTGCCTGTTGGTAGTCTTTCTAATTACTTTATGATGCCCGATGGTTCTGCAGCAACTGGAACTCCTAAATCTGATATCATTCCTGGCAACCAGCAATGGTATGTTAACATGCCGTATCAAACACTAAAAGTCAATAGAGGCAGGTATGCTTTTGGAATATATCAACCATTTACCACTTACTTAATTGCCGAACCTATTCTCTATATTGATGACTTTGCAGTAGAAACAGGTGGATTAATTCCATTCTTTGTCAAACTATAA
- a CDS encoding four helix bundle protein codes for MHNFKKLNIWIDGMEIVSETYKLTKTFPDNEKFGLTSQMNRCAVSIPSNIAEGTSKSSDKHFNKYLEDSLGSAFELETQLIIAYREKYLTEEKYNILIKKINQLQKMISGFKSRLSKSLDS; via the coding sequence GTGCATAATTTTAAAAAACTGAACATTTGGATAGACGGAATGGAAATCGTAAGTGAAACGTACAAGCTCACGAAAACTTTTCCCGATAACGAAAAATTTGGATTAACCTCTCAAATGAACCGATGTGCAGTTTCAATTCCTTCAAATATTGCGGAAGGAACAAGTAAAAGTTCTGATAAGCATTTTAATAAATATTTAGAAGACAGTTTAGGTTCTGCTTTTGAATTAGAAACACAATTAATAATAGCTTACAGAGAAAAGTATCTAACAGAAGAAAAATACAACATATTAATAAAAAAGATAAATCAGTTACAAAAAATGATTTCAGGATTTAAAAGTAGACTTAGTAAAAGTCTTGACTCTTGA
- a CDS encoding alpha/beta fold hydrolase, with product MRIILIPGLGYDDRIFHNLDLSDYEIEYLNWIEPLKNEDIHDYAQRLFATAKLATQKTILIGHSLGGVVSQEIASANQIEKIILVSSISARKELPFTFKIVKPLRLDRFFTKGFCVKSIWFWGKYHGFTAETTKLFKSMIGKQTNSYLQWAFRALSTWKAPKVPKTTKILRIHGTNDRTLPYKLVQKPDLIIKNGSHICVIDEASSISEFIKKNIQE from the coding sequence ATGAGAATTATTTTAATTCCTGGATTAGGATATGACGATCGTATTTTTCACAATTTAGACTTGTCGGATTATGAAATTGAATATCTAAACTGGATTGAACCACTCAAAAACGAGGATATTCACGATTATGCACAACGCTTATTCGCTACAGCGAAATTAGCTACCCAAAAAACAATCTTAATTGGTCATTCACTCGGCGGAGTCGTTTCGCAAGAAATTGCAAGCGCCAACCAAATTGAAAAAATTATTTTGGTTTCAAGTATTAGCGCGCGAAAAGAACTGCCATTTACATTCAAAATTGTAAAACCATTACGTTTAGATCGTTTTTTTACGAAAGGATTTTGTGTAAAATCTATTTGGTTTTGGGGAAAATATCACGGATTTACTGCAGAAACTACAAAGCTATTTAAAAGCATGATTGGCAAACAAACCAATTCCTATTTGCAATGGGCTTTTAGAGCTTTATCTACTTGGAAAGCGCCGAAAGTTCCTAAAACGACTAAAATTCTTCGCATTCATGGAACCAACGACAGAACCTTACCGTACAAACTCGTCCAAAAACCTGATTTAATTATTAAAAACGGAAGTCATATCTGCGTGATTGATGAAGCTTCCTCCATTTCTGAATTCATTAAAAAAAATATACAAGAGTAA
- a CDS encoding class I SAM-dependent rRNA methyltransferase, translating to MITLPEIVTSKIAIKLKPSSETLVKKGHPWVFENSISKQNKEGKTGDIAIIFDHRKNKFLACGFYDPNSPIRIKILQANKPATINSEWFANKVQEAYNKRIPLLQTDTNSYRLIYGENDNLPSLVADVYDTVLVVKLYASFWFYHLKDILPELIKISKAETTVLRLSRNVQKEKNQFGFTDGQVLDGELHNEVIVFKEHGVNFSANVIHGHKTGYFLDHRANRKKVGELSNGKTVLDVFSYAGGFSVHALVGGAKEVTSLDISAPALEIAKSNATLNSYAGTHKIIVGDAFEELNKLARVNTKFDIVVIDPPSFAKSAAEVGKAITSYKKLTQLGLQLVNRKGILILASCSSRVTAEIFFDLVAETLLRNNAKYTILEKTLHDIDHPIGFKEGAYLKCVYLKIE from the coding sequence TTGATCACATTACCTGAAATAGTCACGAGTAAAATCGCCATCAAACTGAAACCTTCCTCAGAAACGTTGGTAAAAAAAGGACATCCATGGGTTTTTGAAAACAGTATTTCCAAGCAAAATAAAGAAGGAAAAACAGGCGATATAGCCATCATTTTTGACCATCGGAAGAACAAATTTCTAGCCTGCGGATTTTACGATCCAAATTCTCCCATTCGCATCAAAATATTACAAGCTAATAAGCCTGCCACGATCAATTCGGAATGGTTTGCCAACAAAGTGCAAGAAGCCTACAACAAACGAATTCCACTCTTACAAACGGACACTAACAGTTACCGACTGATTTACGGCGAAAACGACAACTTACCTTCACTCGTTGCAGATGTATACGATACTGTGTTGGTTGTAAAGCTCTACGCGTCGTTTTGGTTCTACCATTTAAAAGATATTTTGCCTGAACTGATCAAAATCAGTAAAGCGGAAACAACTGTGTTACGACTTAGCAGAAATGTGCAAAAAGAAAAGAATCAATTTGGTTTTACAGACGGGCAAGTTTTAGATGGCGAACTCCACAATGAAGTGATAGTCTTTAAAGAGCACGGCGTAAATTTCTCTGCCAATGTCATTCACGGACACAAAACAGGCTATTTCTTAGATCACAGAGCCAACCGTAAAAAAGTAGGTGAACTTTCCAACGGAAAAACGGTTTTAGATGTGTTCTCCTATGCGGGCGGATTCTCGGTGCATGCTTTGGTTGGTGGCGCGAAAGAAGTCACAAGTTTGGACATCAGTGCGCCTGCGTTGGAAATTGCGAAAAGTAATGCAACGTTGAATTCGTATGCTGGAACGCATAAGATCATTGTGGGCGATGCGTTTGAAGAACTCAATAAACTCGCACGTGTCAACACAAAATTTGATATTGTCGTAATTGATCCGCCATCATTTGCCAAAAGCGCCGCAGAAGTTGGAAAAGCGATTACAAGTTATAAAAAACTCACGCAATTGGGACTGCAACTGGTCAACCGAAAAGGAATCTTAATCTTAGCTTCTTGTAGTTCACGCGTGACTGCTGAGATCTTTTTTGATTTGGTAGCGGAAACTCTTTTACGAAACAATGCCAAGTATACAATTTTAGAAAAAACGCTTCACGATATTGATCATCCAATTGGTTTCAAAGAAGGCGCGTATTTGAAGTGTGTGTATTTGAAAATTGAATGA
- a CDS encoding NmrA family NAD(P)-binding protein produces MKSNILVTGGTGKTGRRIVHILKNEQENVFVGSRHNTPAFDWNDQKSYANVLKGMDSAYIAYTPDLAVPGAKEAIQTFTELALKEGLDKVVLLSGKGEKEAEACEEIVANSGLNYTIVRASWFNQNFSESVFSDPILAGHVALPMAEAEIPFVDADDIAEVVAKALRDNSLNGQIITVTGPRKLTFKEAVQTIAKATNRTINFQAITLEQYLEGMENAGVPADFIWLFGYLFKEVLGNADNQTVSNDIESILGRKAMDFTEFAQKTAATGIWNQTITQAL; encoded by the coding sequence ATGAAATCAAACATTTTAGTTACTGGCGGCACAGGAAAAACAGGTCGCCGTATTGTACACATTTTAAAAAACGAACAGGAAAACGTATTTGTAGGTTCACGACATAACACTCCTGCTTTCGATTGGAACGATCAAAAAAGTTATGCCAACGTTTTAAAAGGCATGGACAGCGCCTACATTGCTTACACGCCCGATTTGGCTGTACCAGGTGCCAAAGAAGCCATTCAAACCTTTACAGAACTCGCTTTAAAAGAAGGTTTGGACAAAGTGGTATTACTTTCTGGAAAGGGAGAAAAAGAAGCCGAAGCTTGTGAAGAAATTGTGGCTAACTCTGGATTGAATTACACCATTGTACGTGCTTCATGGTTCAATCAAAACTTTAGCGAAAGTGTCTTTTCAGATCCAATTTTAGCAGGTCATGTTGCCTTACCGATGGCAGAAGCTGAAATTCCGTTTGTCGATGCAGACGACATTGCAGAAGTGGTAGCAAAAGCCTTACGAGACAATTCACTCAACGGACAAATCATCACAGTTACTGGACCAAGAAAGCTCACGTTTAAAGAAGCCGTTCAAACCATTGCCAAAGCGACAAACAGAACCATCAACTTTCAAGCAATTACCTTAGAACAATACTTGGAAGGCATGGAAAACGCAGGTGTTCCCGCAGACTTTATTTGGTTGTTTGGCTATCTTTTTAAAGAAGTGTTGGGCAATGCGGACAATCAAACAGTATCAAACGATATTGAAAGTATCCTTGGAAGAAAAGCAATGGATTTTACAGAATTTGCACAAAAAACTGCTGCTACGGGCATTTGGAATCAAACTATTACGCAGGCATTATAA
- a CDS encoding AraC family transcriptional regulator — translation MKYISINLYKKMIDHALDEGLHADELQQLSTSVDAISNLNAVPANHFFELHEFLDKKLGAGFSIRVGQQMKIDDYGVLGLAWRTCSWVGEIFDRSERYFKLLSDTYVFKVEKGPEISKVYLYRDAHRRGLELSNEATFSATVVVLQAMSEKMIFPVSVSFKHDPPKKLDDYQKAFQCPILFNQSHNVIAYTTEDLNLRTAKADISINKFLVERVEEETNGIQINSNKLITDIQQLIEDALPSGIPSVASLAEILGMSTRTFTRRLSEHGVTFRDLIQQKQEERAKLLLTKSDTNIAQIAFETGFSEQSAFNRAFKRWTGKTPIEYRKS, via the coding sequence GTGAAATACATTTCCATCAATCTCTATAAAAAAATGATCGATCATGCACTTGATGAAGGATTGCATGCAGATGAACTTCAACAATTATCAACGTCCGTCGATGCCATTTCAAACCTAAACGCCGTTCCTGCCAATCATTTTTTTGAACTGCACGAATTCTTAGATAAAAAATTAGGCGCAGGATTTTCTATTCGTGTTGGACAGCAAATGAAAATAGACGATTACGGAGTATTGGGCTTGGCGTGGCGAACCTGTTCGTGGGTTGGCGAGATTTTTGACCGAAGCGAACGGTATTTTAAATTACTCTCTGACACCTACGTTTTCAAAGTAGAAAAAGGCCCAGAAATTTCTAAAGTCTATCTATACCGAGACGCACATCGACGCGGATTGGAACTCTCTAACGAAGCCACTTTTTCGGCAACCGTAGTGGTTTTGCAAGCAATGAGCGAAAAAATGATTTTTCCTGTGTCGGTTTCCTTCAAACATGATCCTCCTAAAAAATTGGACGATTATCAAAAAGCGTTTCAATGTCCGATACTGTTCAATCAATCGCACAATGTCATTGCGTATACAACAGAAGATTTAAACCTAAGAACTGCCAAAGCCGATATCAGCATCAATAAATTTTTGGTGGAACGCGTTGAAGAAGAAACCAACGGAATTCAAATCAACTCTAACAAACTTATCACTGATATTCAACAATTGATTGAAGACGCGCTGCCAAGTGGTATTCCAAGTGTGGCATCCTTAGCAGAAATCTTAGGCATGAGCACGCGAACATTTACACGACGACTTTCCGAACACGGTGTCACATTTCGCGATTTAATTCAACAAAAACAAGAAGAACGCGCCAAGTTGCTGTTGACCAAATCAGATACGAATATTGCACAAATTGCTTTTGAAACTGGCTTTTCGGAACAAAGTGCCTTCAATCGTGCCTTTAAACGTTGGACGGGAAAAACGCCTATTGAATATCGTAAATCGTAA
- a CDS encoding acyl-CoA dehydrogenase family protein, giving the protein MSTETVKTDILRGGQFLVKETKCEDVFTPEDFSEEQIMMKESVKEFVDREVWPHKERFEKKDYALTEEVMRKAGELGFLGIAVPEKYDGMGMGFVSTMLVCDYISGATGSIATAFGAHTGIGTMPITLYGTEEQKQKYVPALAAGEKFGAYCLTEPGAGSDANSGKTKAVLSEDGTHYLISGQKMWISNAGFAEVFIVFARIEDDKNITGFIVEFDRDNPNGITLGEEEHKLGIHSSSTRQVFFNETKVPVENMLSERGNGFKIAMNALNVGRIKLAAACLDAQRRVITEATKYANERIQFKTPIAKFGAIKAKLAEMATSCYVGESASYRAAKNIEDRIAIRETEGNTHQEAELKGVEEYAIECSILKVKISEDTQKVTDEGIQIFGGMGFSADTPMESAWRDARISRIYEGTNEINRMLAVGMLVKKAMKGHVDLLGPAMKVADELMGIPSFDIPDYSELFSEEKELLGKLKKVFLMVAGSAVQKFGPKLEEHQQLLMAASDILIEIYMIESSILRTEKNAKRFGEDSQELQIAMTKLNLFNAVEKITSKAKEGIVSFAEGDEQRMMLMGLKRFTKYANMPNVVALRNQIAEKMTAENEYCF; this is encoded by the coding sequence ATGAGCACAGAAACAGTAAAAACAGACATCTTACGTGGAGGGCAGTTCCTCGTAAAAGAAACAAAATGTGAAGACGTATTTACTCCAGAAGATTTTTCGGAGGAACAAATCATGATGAAAGAATCCGTAAAGGAATTTGTAGACCGTGAAGTTTGGCCACACAAAGAACGCTTTGAAAAGAAAGACTACGCATTGACGGAAGAAGTAATGCGCAAAGCAGGAGAATTAGGATTTTTGGGAATCGCAGTTCCTGAAAAATATGACGGAATGGGCATGGGATTTGTCTCTACGATGTTGGTGTGTGACTATATTTCTGGTGCCACAGGTTCTATTGCAACCGCTTTTGGAGCACATACAGGAATTGGAACCATGCCAATTACATTATACGGAACAGAAGAGCAGAAACAAAAATATGTGCCAGCATTAGCTGCTGGAGAAAAGTTTGGTGCATATTGCTTAACGGAACCAGGTGCTGGATCGGATGCAAATTCTGGAAAAACAAAAGCAGTTCTATCGGAAGATGGAACACATTACTTGATTTCCGGACAGAAAATGTGGATTTCCAATGCTGGTTTTGCAGAAGTATTCATCGTGTTTGCACGTATAGAAGATGACAAAAACATCACTGGATTCATTGTTGAGTTTGACAGAGACAATCCAAACGGAATCACACTTGGTGAAGAAGAACACAAACTAGGAATTCACTCCTCTTCTACGCGTCAAGTATTCTTTAATGAAACAAAAGTTCCTGTAGAAAACATGCTTTCTGAACGAGGAAATGGTTTCAAAATTGCCATGAATGCTTTAAATGTAGGACGTATCAAATTGGCAGCAGCCTGTTTAGACGCACAACGTCGTGTCATCACAGAAGCTACCAAATATGCAAACGAGCGTATTCAATTTAAAACACCAATTGCAAAATTTGGAGCGATCAAAGCGAAATTAGCAGAAATGGCTACTTCATGTTACGTGGGAGAATCTGCTTCGTACAGAGCTGCGAAAAATATTGAAGACCGAATTGCAATTCGTGAAACAGAAGGAAACACACACCAAGAAGCGGAATTAAAAGGTGTAGAAGAATACGCGATTGAATGTTCAATCTTAAAAGTAAAAATCTCAGAAGACACGCAAAAAGTAACGGACGAAGGAATCCAAATTTTTGGAGGAATGGGCTTTTCAGCAGATACACCAATGGAATCTGCTTGGAGAGATGCACGAATTTCTCGTATCTATGAAGGAACCAACGAAATCAACCGTATGTTGGCTGTAGGAATGTTGGTGAAGAAAGCGATGAAAGGTCATGTTGATTTATTGGGGCCTGCTATGAAAGTGGCGGACGAATTGATGGGAATTCCATCATTTGACATTCCAGATTATTCTGAACTATTCTCAGAAGAAAAAGAATTACTAGGAAAGTTGAAAAAAGTATTCCTAATGGTTGCTGGATCGGCTGTGCAGAAATTTGGGCCAAAATTAGAAGAACACCAACAATTACTAATGGCGGCTTCTGACATCTTAATTGAAATTTACATGATTGAATCTTCCATCTTACGTACTGAAAAGAACGCAAAACGTTTCGGAGAAGATTCTCAAGAACTTCAAATTGCGATGACAAAATTAAACTTGTTCAACGCCGTAGAAAAAATCACGAGTAAAGCAAAAGAAGGAATCGTTTCGTTTGCAGAAGGTGACGAGCAACGTATGATGTTAATGGGATTAAAGCGTTTCACAAAATACGCAAACATGCCAAACGTAGTTGCCTTACGTAACCAAATTGCAGAAAAAATGACCGCAGAAAACGAATATTGTTTCTAA
- a CDS encoding four helix bundle protein: MHKVDNLKIWTKSIALTKAVYLLIADLPKDEKFGLTSQIKRSAVSIPSNIAEGAGRNSNKEFKHFLGIANGSNYELHTQLLLVIELNLIHKKKVQPIIEQCIEIQKMNYAFQQKL, encoded by the coding sequence ATGCATAAAGTAGATAATTTAAAAATATGGACAAAGTCAATAGCCTTGACGAAAGCTGTATATCTACTTATTGCTGATTTACCAAAGGATGAAAAATTTGGGTTAACATCTCAAATAAAAAGAAGTGCAGTTTCTATTCCTTCAAACATAGCTGAAGGTGCTGGAAGAAATTCTAACAAAGAATTTAAGCATTTCTTAGGTATTGCAAATGGTTCTAATTACGAACTACACACGCAATTGTTATTAGTAATAGAGTTAAATCTCATACACAAAAAAAAAGTACAACCAATAATTGAGCAGTGTATTGAAATACAGAAAATGAATTATGCTTTTCAGCAGAAACTCTAA
- a CDS encoding class I SAM-dependent methyltransferase produces MKTNYTVGNLIYDASIYDGMNTNMDDLPFYKRWLSKNKNARILELCCGSGRLTLPLAKDGHDITGVDFTASMLTQAKAKAIHAGLDIEFIEADMRTFELPEQYDLIFIPFNSVHHLYTNEDLFQTLKAVKKHLKKDGVFIFDCFNPNLPFIVEGGKELKEISKYKTDDGRKIVIKEIMHYESSTQINRIEWHYFINGEFDSIQNLDMRMFFPQELNAYLQWNGFNIIHKLGSFEEEAFQDTSDKQIFVCNVAE; encoded by the coding sequence ATGAAAACCAACTACACCGTCGGCAACCTTATCTATGATGCAAGTATTTATGATGGCATGAATACCAACATGGACGATTTGCCTTTTTACAAACGTTGGCTTTCAAAAAATAAAAACGCACGTATCTTAGAACTTTGCTGTGGCTCGGGGAGATTGACGCTTCCGCTTGCAAAAGACGGACATGATATTACGGGTGTAGATTTTACCGCTTCCATGCTAACACAAGCAAAAGCAAAAGCTATACATGCTGGTTTGGATATTGAATTCATAGAAGCGGATATGCGGACTTTTGAGCTACCTGAACAATACGACCTCATCTTTATTCCTTTCAATTCTGTTCACCATTTGTATACAAACGAAGATTTGTTTCAAACACTAAAAGCCGTAAAAAAACACTTAAAAAAGGATGGCGTATTCATATTCGATTGTTTCAATCCAAACTTGCCGTTTATTGTTGAAGGTGGAAAAGAACTCAAAGAGATTTCTAAATACAAAACTGATGATGGCAGAAAGATCGTGATCAAAGAAATCATGCACTACGAATCTAGTACACAAATTAATCGTATAGAATGGCATTATTTTATCAATGGAGAATTTGACTCGATTCAAAACTTGGACATGCGCATGTTTTTTCCGCAAGAACTAAATGCATATCTACAATGGAACGGTTTCAACATCATTCACAAGCTTGGCTCTTTTGAAGAAGAAGCATTTCAAGATACTTCTGATAAACAAATATTTGTTTGCAATGTAGCTGAGTAA